The sequence GTTGGTGGTGTAACTACCTCAAGTCGTTCTATTGATTTAAATCCAGATGATATTGAATCAATTACAGTACTAAAAGGTGGTGCTGCAACTGCACTTTATGGTGTTAGAGCTGCAAACGGTGCTCTGATTATCACAACAAAAAGTGGGAAAAACCTAACGAAAAGAAAAGTTGAATTCCATACATCAGTTGGATTTGATGAAGTGTCTCAACTTCCTGAACGTCAGAAATTATTTGCACAAGGTAATAATGGTGTTTGGCAAAGTGGTTATGCTGATAGTTGGGGACCTCGAATTTCTGATTTAGAATATGATGGTGATCCTGATTATAAATGGGATCCGAATGGAGCGTTGGTTCCAAAAGGAACTGGCAATGGTACTCCTGCCCAGTATTACGATCCTTATGAATTCTTCCAAACAGGTTTTACCACTAATAATCGTTTAAATATTAGTAATGGTGGAGAAATGGGAAGTTACTACTTTTCTTTATCTCATTTAAACCAGGAAGGTGTTATTCCAAATAACGAATACGAAAGAACTACAATGCGTTTAAATGCTTCTACAAAATTGCACGAAAAAGTGACAATGGGAGCAGATTTTGCCTACACTAACTCTGTATCATCACAGGTTCAGAAGGGATCAAATGTTTCGGGTGTAATGTTAGGTTTACTTCGTACCGCTGCAAGTTTCGATAACAGTGCTGGTTATGAGTTTGCTGATGGATCGCAGCGTAACTATCGTAATGGCGGTGGTTACGACAACCCATATTGGGTAGTTAATAACATTAATTACGATGAAAATGTAAATCGTTTTACAGGTAGTGGTAACCTGAATGTTCGTTTTAATGAAATGTTTAGCTTATCATATACTGCAGGTATCGACTGGTATACAAGAAGATATACGAATACATTTAAGATTAATTCAAGAGGTAACCCATCAGGTTACATGGATGAGTATATGAATTATAACGGTATTTTCAACTCAGACCTTCTTTTGAACTTCCAAAAAGACATTACAGACGACCTGAACGTAAAAGTTACTTTGGGTAATAACATGTTCTCAACTTATTCAAAATATATTTATGGCGATGCTGACGGTTTAGAAATTGATGACTTCTATCAATTGTCTAACTCTTCATCAAATACGGTTTCAACAGGTATTTACAATTACCGAACTATTGCAGTATTTGGTGATGTTCAAATGGCATATAAAAATATGTTGTATTTAGGAATTACTGGTCGTAACGATTGGTCGACAACAATGCCTGAAGCAAACATTTCAGCATTTTATCCTTCATTAAGTCTTGGTTTTGTATTTACCGAATTTGATGTATTTGAAGGAAACGATTTCTTGACTTATGGTAAACTTCGTGGATCGGTTGCACGAACTGCAAACATTGCCGGTGCATATAATACATCTAATTACTATTATGCAGCAGGTACTGGCGACGGTTGGACAAACGGTGTAGATTTCCCTTACCAGGGAGAGACAGGATTCTCATTGGGAACAGGTTTAGGAAACCCTGACCTAAAACATGAAACTATGGACTCATGGGAAATTGGTCTTGATGCCAGATTCTTTAATAACCGAATTGGTTTAGACATGTCGTATTTTAATAACCAGAATACTGACCTGTTGTTAAGTGTACCAATTGCTCCATCTACTGGTTTTACTTCTGTATATATGAATGCTGCAGAAATGGAATCAAAAGGTATTGAAATTAGTGTTGATGCAACTGTAGTTAATGGCGCCGACTTCCAGTGGGATGTAATTGCAAACTTTACAAAAATGACAAACACCGTTTTGAAACTTGCTGATGGTGTTGATAATATTGTAATTGGTGGTTTTACAGTGCCAGATGTTAGGATTGTTGCCGGAGAAGAATACGGAAGTATTTTTGGAAACGACTACTATCGCGATGCTGATGGAAATCTACTTATAAATGATGATCCTACAGATAATTTCCGCGATGGATATCCATGGACAGATACACGAGAAATGGTTAATGTTGGTAATACCAACCCTGATTGGATTGCCAATATCACCAATACTTTCAAGTATAAAGATATCACACTTTCGTTTTTGTGGGACATTAAGAAAGGAGGAAAACTGTACAACGGTACGGCCTTTGCAATGAACAAATTCGGGGTTAGTAAACGAACTGAAAACAGAGAAGTAGTTTACACTCCTGAAGGTACTATTGATTTTGATCAGACTCCTGAAGAGAATATTGTTGTATTCGACGGTGTTTATGGTCATTTGGATGCTGATGGAAACCCTGTAGGTACAGGTGTTGATAATACTACTCCTGTTGTATTAGATCAGGATTGGTTCAAAGGTCATGGTAGTAACTTCGGTGGTGGTCCATCATGGGCTGCAATGGAGCGTTCTGATTGGGTTCGATTAAGAGATATTACTGTTTCTTACGATCTTCCTGTTCAAAAGACTTTCTTGACAAATGCACAAGTTTATTTCACAGGTAAAAACTTGTTATTGTTCACACCTTACACTGGTATTGATC comes from uncultured Draconibacterium sp. and encodes:
- a CDS encoding SusC/RagA family TonB-linked outer membrane protein: MKKLAIFLSILLFMGNLVSNAQTKTLTGTVTSAEDNMPIPGVSVSVKGTTLGTITNIDGEYELRVPEDAQALIFSFVGMKTAEVEIGSGTVFDVSLDPELVGIDEVVVTAVGISREKRGLGYNTQSVDSEVLSSKPNADVVNSLAGRTSGVQITSSAGDAGASTHIKIRGAASITGNNEPLFVVNGMPIESGGGSTGVGGVTTSSRSIDLNPDDIESITVLKGGAATALYGVRAANGALIITTKSGKNLTKRKVEFHTSVGFDEVSQLPERQKLFAQGNNGVWQSGYADSWGPRISDLEYDGDPDYKWDPNGALVPKGTGNGTPAQYYDPYEFFQTGFTTNNRLNISNGGEMGSYYFSLSHLNQEGVIPNNEYERTTMRLNASTKLHEKVTMGADFAYTNSVSSQVQKGSNVSGVMLGLLRTAASFDNSAGYEFADGSQRNYRNGGGYDNPYWVVNNINYDENVNRFTGSGNLNVRFNEMFSLSYTAGIDWYTRRYTNTFKINSRGNPSGYMDEYMNYNGIFNSDLLLNFQKDITDDLNVKVTLGNNMFSTYSKYIYGDADGLEIDDFYQLSNSSSNTVSTGIYNYRTIAVFGDVQMAYKNMLYLGITGRNDWSTTMPEANISAFYPSLSLGFVFTEFDVFEGNDFLTYGKLRGSVARTANIAGAYNTSNYYYAAGTGDGWTNGVDFPYQGETGFSLGTGLGNPDLKHETMDSWEIGLDARFFNNRIGLDMSYFNNQNTDLLLSVPIAPSTGFTSVYMNAAEMESKGIEISVDATVVNGADFQWDVIANFTKMTNTVLKLADGVDNIVIGGFTVPDVRIVAGEEYGSIFGNDYYRDADGNLLINDDPTDNFRDGYPWTDTREMVNVGNTNPDWIANITNTFKYKDITLSFLWDIKKGGKLYNGTAFAMNKFGVSKRTENREVVYTPEGTIDFDQTPEENIVVFDGVYGHLDADGNPVGTGVDNTTPVVLDQDWFKGHGSNFGGGPSWAAMERSDWVRLRDITVSYDLPVQKTFLTNAQVYFTGKNLLLFTPYTGIDPETNLQGSRNGQGMDYFNNPGTKTYLFGLKVTF